The following proteins are co-located in the Bacillus pumilus genome:
- a CDS encoding stage VI sporulation protein F, with translation MDNKFFKSVENKTGVNMNDVFKLAGSLQNANFKDEATVRGVIKKVAQLANKRVPKEMEDKIVQSITSGKEKLDFNTIAKMMNNKK, from the coding sequence ATGGATAATAAATTCTTTAAAAGCGTCGAAAATAAAACAGGTGTGAATATGAATGATGTCTTTAAGCTTGCAGGTTCATTGCAAAATGCCAATTTTAAAGATGAGGCGACTGTTCGAGGCGTCATTAAAAAAGTAGCGCAGCTTGCAAACAAACGTGTACCTAAAGAGATGGAAGACAAAATCGTTCAATCGATTACAAGTGGGAAAGAAAAGCTTGATTTCAATACAATCGCTAAAATGATGAACAACAAAAAATAA
- a CDS encoding YjcZ family sporulation protein produces MSCYGYGGGYGGGYGGGYGSTFVLVVVLFILLIIVGASFFN; encoded by the coding sequence ATGAGTTGTTACGGTTACGGTGGCGGTTATGGCGGCGGATACGGCGGCGGCTATGGTTCAACATTTGTTCTTGTCGTCGTGTTGTTCATTCTTCTAATCATCGTTGGTGCTTCTTTCTTTAACTAA
- a CDS encoding spore coat protein — protein MAEENEKKDFQINTDVDPLTSLLVSDILNKNNITDDQKANISDDQRRMILKLVEDLQKKANDFVEQQQEKKRQAEAAKHLEEVEPESQVRPKRNSLRNRIQQRRDAQRNND, from the coding sequence GTGGCTGAAGAGAACGAAAAAAAGGATTTTCAAATCAATACTGATGTTGATCCATTAACAAGCCTTCTTGTGAGTGATATTTTAAACAAAAACAATATCACCGATGATCAGAAAGCAAATATCTCAGATGATCAGAGAAGAATGATTCTGAAATTAGTTGAGGACCTACAAAAGAAGGCGAATGATTTCGTAGAACAGCAGCAGGAGAAAAAAAGGCAGGCTGAAGCAGCAAAACATCTTGAAGAAGTCGAGCCTGAATCACAAGTGCGCCCAAAACGAAATTCGCTTCGAAATCGTATTCAGCAGCGCCGTGATGCGCAGCGTAACAACGATTAA
- a CDS encoding spore coat protein, with amino-acid sequence MDSKPYSWVALDRNCTHHGDYNYERKAVCDGHYYNDEDVLQDFDQVSVTKQTSEEVIIVRDSCDINVSSVDAQVAASIQVAVQTAIITITNISIADGDLADRVTQDLLQAATHKQTNRQKLVIENSRNVTVSTIDADISIAIQTLTQTLVATIVAIGIL; translated from the coding sequence ATGGATTCTAAACCATACTCTTGGGTCGCTCTAGATCGTAACTGTACACACCACGGCGATTACAACTACGAAAGAAAAGCTGTTTGTGACGGCCACTATTATAATGACGAAGACGTCTTACAAGACTTTGATCAAGTGAGTGTAACAAAGCAGACATCTGAGGAAGTCATTATCGTCAGAGACTCATGTGACATTAACGTATCTTCTGTTGACGCACAAGTTGCAGCATCTATCCAAGTAGCTGTTCAAACAGCGATTATCACAATTACAAACATCTCAATCGCTGATGGTGATTTGGCTGACCGCGTTACTCAAGATCTCTTGCAAGCCGCTACTCACAAACAAACAAACCGTCAAAAACTTGTCATCGAAAATTCAAGAAACGTTACAGTATCTACAATCGATGCAGACATCTCGATCGCAATCCAAACACTTACTCAGACACTTGTTGCGACAATCGTTGCAATTGGTATCCTCTAA
- a CDS encoding DUF1360 domain-containing protein, giving the protein MSGALSFAIFALASFRLTRLIVFDTITAPFRRLFHEEQEEVNEQGEVETYIIIKGKGLRSWVGELLSCYWCTGMWCTAALLVIYILFPVISMWLNLLLAIAAAAGMIEAVVSKLVK; this is encoded by the coding sequence CTGAGTGGTGCTTTGTCATTTGCTATATTTGCCCTCGCATCCTTTAGACTGACGAGGCTGATTGTGTTTGATACCATTACTGCCCCTTTCCGCCGTCTATTTCATGAAGAACAGGAAGAGGTAAACGAACAAGGTGAGGTCGAGACATATATCATCATCAAAGGAAAAGGACTGCGGTCTTGGGTAGGAGAGCTGTTAAGCTGCTATTGGTGTACTGGCATGTGGTGCACTGCTGCTTTACTTGTGATATACATACTTTTTCCTGTCATCAGCATGTGGCTAAATTTACTATTAGCGATTGCCGCAGCAGCAGGCATGATTGAAGCGGTCGTGTCGAAGCTTGTGAAATAA
- the thiS gene encoding sulfur carrier protein ThiS: MKIQLNGRVVDFDKENGTIYDLLSAYQLENRVVIVEKNQEVIDKKTFQQVEIQPNDTIEIVHFVGGG, translated from the coding sequence ATGAAAATTCAATTGAATGGCAGAGTGGTTGATTTCGATAAAGAGAATGGAACGATCTATGATCTGCTATCAGCCTATCAGCTTGAAAATCGTGTGGTGATCGTCGAAAAGAACCAAGAAGTTATTGATAAAAAAACGTTTCAACAAGTAGAAATTCAACCAAATGACACGATTGAAATCGTTCACTTTGTAGGAGGAGGATGA
- the thiO gene encoding glycine oxidase ThiO, with protein sequence MKKHYDIAIIGGGIIGMSIAYHLAKAGKQALLLEANEIGKQTTSAAAGMLGAHAEGEGHEDIFFQVGRASQTLYEKLKVDLQHESGIDIRTSVGGIMKVAFTEEEKRALCRMQHLSTFQWLEASCVKKRMPQIADDIMGAGFIEEDVHVEPYAVCRALWQAAVRYGADVKEFTPVIEVKRDKDVLTVRTAKGTFTCDDLTIASGVWSGRFFEELGLPYSLYPVKGECVSVWNSGPALAHTIYHDHCYIVQRDSGKLVIGATMKPNEWQAVPTLGGIEAVIQKASQLMPSIKEMPIEECWAGLRPATSDRHPYIGRHPEDERILFATGHYRNGILLAPITGEIIRDLILGEPVQEEWLQAFRIGRKEALFV encoded by the coding sequence ATGAAAAAGCATTATGACATTGCAATCATTGGCGGTGGAATCATAGGGATGTCAATTGCCTATCACCTTGCAAAAGCAGGAAAGCAGGCTCTATTACTTGAGGCAAATGAGATAGGGAAGCAAACGACGAGTGCGGCTGCTGGAATGCTTGGTGCACATGCTGAAGGAGAGGGTCATGAGGATATTTTCTTTCAGGTAGGCAGAGCAAGCCAGACATTATATGAAAAATTAAAAGTCGATCTTCAGCATGAATCAGGCATTGATATTCGGACATCAGTGGGCGGTATTATGAAGGTGGCCTTTACAGAAGAAGAAAAACGTGCACTTTGCCGGATGCAGCATTTGTCCACGTTTCAATGGCTTGAAGCAAGTTGTGTGAAAAAACGTATGCCGCAAATCGCAGATGACATCATGGGAGCAGGTTTCATTGAAGAAGATGTTCATGTTGAGCCTTATGCGGTATGCAGGGCATTGTGGCAGGCGGCTGTTCGGTACGGGGCGGATGTGAAGGAGTTTACACCTGTGATCGAAGTCAAACGGGACAAAGATGTATTAACTGTCAGAACAGCTAAAGGCACATTCACATGTGATGACCTTACGATAGCAAGTGGTGTATGGTCTGGCCGCTTTTTTGAAGAGCTGGGGTTACCTTATTCTCTCTATCCAGTAAAAGGAGAATGTGTGTCTGTGTGGAATAGTGGTCCAGCGCTCGCACACACCATTTACCATGATCATTGTTATATCGTTCAAAGAGATAGCGGAAAGCTGGTGATTGGTGCAACGATGAAGCCAAATGAGTGGCAGGCTGTTCCAACACTTGGCGGCATTGAAGCTGTGATTCAAAAAGCGTCTCAGCTCATGCCTTCTATCAAGGAGATGCCGATTGAAGAGTGCTGGGCAGGTCTTCGTCCGGCGACAAGCGACCGGCATCCCTATATCGGAAGACACCCGGAAGATGAGCGTATCCTTTTTGCGACGGGACATTACCGGAATGGCATTTTACTTGCGCCAATTACTGGAGAAATTATTCGAGACCTGATATTAGGCGAGCCTGTCCAAGAGGAATGGCTTCAAGCGTTTCGCATTGGTCGAAAGGAGGCATTGTTCGTATGA
- the thiD gene encoding bifunctional hydroxymethylpyrimidine kinase/phosphomethylpyrimidine kinase, whose product MTIKKALTIAGSDSGGGAGIQADLKTFQELGVYGMSAITAITAQNTLGVHGIYPLSIEALKSQIDAVAEDLLPDAVKTGMLWSAEMINTVAEKTLQYQMKLIVDPVMIAKGGASLLNEDAVSAMKTHLLPVSYAVTPNLPEAEVLTGLRIQTKEDRYLAAERLYELGTKYVVIKGGHGPSDGLITDLLYDGKGFIEVTNEHIDTPHTHGTGCTFAAALTAEIAKGCPMKEAFETAETFVHEAIKYPLHIGAGHGPTNHFAYQQNRIKG is encoded by the coding sequence ATGACGATTAAAAAGGCATTAACCATCGCGGGTTCTGATTCTGGCGGCGGAGCAGGCATTCAAGCAGATTTGAAAACCTTTCAGGAGCTCGGGGTGTACGGAATGTCTGCGATCACAGCGATTACAGCGCAAAACACACTTGGTGTTCATGGTATATATCCGCTTTCTATCGAGGCGCTCAAAAGTCAAATAGATGCAGTGGCAGAAGACTTACTGCCAGATGCCGTCAAAACAGGGATGCTGTGGAGTGCTGAAATGATCAACACAGTCGCTGAAAAAACGCTTCAATATCAGATGAAGCTGATTGTAGATCCAGTCATGATTGCAAAAGGCGGGGCTTCTTTATTAAATGAAGATGCTGTCTCTGCAATGAAAACACACTTGCTGCCTGTCAGCTATGCAGTAACGCCTAATCTTCCTGAGGCAGAAGTGCTGACAGGGTTACGCATTCAGACAAAAGAGGATCGCTACCTAGCAGCAGAACGTCTTTATGAGCTCGGCACGAAATACGTGGTGATCAAAGGTGGACACGGTCCATCTGACGGCCTGATCACAGACCTGTTGTATGATGGAAAAGGCTTTATTGAAGTCACAAATGAACATATTGATACACCACATACACATGGCACAGGCTGTACTTTTGCAGCGGCATTAACAGCGGAAATAGCCAAAGGATGTCCCATGAAGGAAGCCTTTGAAACAGCAGAAACCTTTGTCCATGAAGCCATCAAATATCCTTTGCATATTGGCGCTGGTCACGGGCCTACCAACCATTTTGCTTATCAGCAAAACAGGATCAAAGGATAA
- the tenA gene encoding thiaminase II, whose protein sequence is MTFSKECKEAAATWWNGSFTHPFVKGIGDGTLSLDRFTYYVMQDSYYLTHFAKMQAYGAAISEDLHTTGRMAYHAQGTYEAELSLHRKFTELLQISDEALESFKPSPTAYAYTSHMYRSVKSGRFEEILAALLPCYWLYYEVGEKLKQTTPDHPIYQEWILTYGGDWFKELVFEQVNRFDELAEKAPEHVRANMKENFVISSYYEYHFWEMAYKKETWQTACLDGVGANGTPRSDK, encoded by the coding sequence ATGACATTTTCAAAGGAATGTAAAGAGGCAGCAGCAACATGGTGGAATGGAAGCTTTACGCATCCTTTTGTGAAAGGGATTGGAGATGGCACACTATCACTCGATCGGTTCACCTATTACGTGATGCAGGATTCGTATTATTTAACTCATTTCGCAAAGATGCAAGCATATGGAGCTGCCATTAGTGAGGACTTACATACGACGGGCAGAATGGCGTATCATGCGCAGGGCACGTATGAAGCAGAGCTATCGCTGCATAGAAAGTTCACAGAGCTGCTTCAGATCTCTGATGAAGCACTTGAAAGCTTTAAGCCTTCACCCACTGCTTATGCGTATACCTCACATATGTACAGGTCTGTGAAAAGCGGACGATTTGAAGAAATTTTAGCCGCGTTATTGCCGTGCTACTGGCTATATTATGAGGTGGGAGAAAAGCTGAAACAAACGACACCTGACCATCCGATTTATCAAGAATGGATTTTGACATATGGAGGAGATTGGTTTAAAGAGCTTGTCTTTGAACAGGTCAACCGCTTTGATGAACTTGCGGAAAAAGCACCAGAACATGTGCGGGCCAATATGAAAGAAAATTTTGTGATTTCAAGCTATTACGAATACCATTTCTGGGAGATGGCGTATAAAAAAGAAACGTGGCAAACAGCATGCTTGGATGGGGTTGGTGCAAATGGAACTCCACGCAGTGACAAATGA
- a CDS encoding thiazole biosynthesis adenylyltransferase ThiF, with translation MSTRYSRQELFRPIGTDGQERLNASKAVIIGAGALGTASAEMLVRAGVGSVTILDRDYIEWSNLQRQQLYTEQDVQDRLPKAVAAEKRLKQVNSEVRVRGIVIDVTAQNIDELVSGASIIVDAADNFEVRMIANDAAIKHQIPFLYGACVASYGIQFTVIPGETPCLHCLLEHLPAQGMTCDTAGIISPVVQQVAAYQVADALKCLTGHQVTPILRSFDLWTNERSDIRSILSLKKEQCPSCGLKTYPFLSYDQRAKADVLCGRNTVQIRSAAGTPPPLHEVAIRLKKAGMDVLENPYLLSCQKDEFKLVLFKDGRALVHGTSDIVKARTIYHQWIG, from the coding sequence TTGAGCACACGTTATTCACGCCAAGAGCTTTTTCGGCCGATCGGAACAGATGGGCAAGAGCGGCTAAACGCCTCAAAGGCTGTCATTATTGGAGCGGGGGCCCTAGGGACAGCTAGTGCTGAAATGCTCGTTCGAGCTGGCGTGGGCTCTGTCACCATTTTGGATAGAGATTATATTGAATGGAGCAACCTTCAGCGTCAGCAGCTTTACACAGAGCAAGATGTACAAGACAGGCTGCCAAAGGCTGTGGCGGCTGAAAAAAGACTCAAGCAGGTGAACAGTGAAGTCCGTGTAAGAGGAATCGTCATTGATGTGACCGCTCAAAATATTGATGAACTCGTCAGCGGGGCTTCGATCATTGTGGATGCAGCGGATAATTTTGAGGTGCGAATGATCGCAAATGATGCGGCCATCAAACATCAAATTCCTTTCCTTTATGGAGCCTGTGTAGCCAGCTATGGCATTCAATTCACTGTCATTCCGGGAGAGACGCCGTGTTTACACTGCTTGCTTGAGCATTTACCTGCACAAGGCATGACATGTGATACAGCTGGTATCATTAGTCCGGTTGTGCAGCAGGTGGCGGCATATCAAGTGGCAGATGCTCTTAAATGTTTAACAGGACATCAAGTGACTCCGATATTAAGATCCTTTGATTTATGGACAAATGAACGGTCTGACATTCGGTCCATCTTGTCTTTAAAGAAGGAGCAATGTCCAAGCTGTGGACTGAAGACATATCCATTTCTCTCATATGACCAGAGAGCGAAGGCAGACGTACTTTGTGGCCGCAATACGGTGCAAATCCGCAGTGCAGCAGGGACGCCACCGCCTTTACATGAAGTGGCCATTCGGCTAAAGAAAGCAGGAATGGACGTGCTTGAAAATCCGTATTTGCTTTCTTGTCAAAAGGATGAGTTCAAGCTCGTCTTATTCAAAGATGGCAGGGCGCTTGTACATGGTACAAGTGATATTGTCAAAGCGAGAACCATTTATCATCAATGGATTGGCTAA
- a CDS encoding spore coat protein → MKVLSIEESADLLYTQLLNELISNYDDFIEIKDSENVTIHKTDVTAALSLQATVTTIITLLIQILVPDDELATDITEQLLSTQQVTVQKKTVIQIINCYNVTITLSDASILNSVQILTQTLNVLLVEAGIL, encoded by the coding sequence GTGAAAGTATTGTCTATTGAAGAAAGTGCTGATTTATTATACACACAACTGTTAAACGAATTAATCAGCAATTATGATGATTTCATCGAAATCAAGGATTCTGAAAATGTCACGATTCATAAAACAGATGTAACAGCTGCACTCTCCCTTCAAGCGACCGTAACGACAATCATTACTCTTTTAATTCAAATTCTTGTACCAGACGATGAATTGGCTACAGACATCACAGAGCAGCTTTTATCCACACAACAAGTGACAGTCCAAAAGAAAACTGTGATTCAAATCATCAACTGCTATAACGTCACGATTACATTATCTGATGCATCCATTCTAAACTCCGTACAAATTCTCACTCAAACACTGAATGTACTCTTAGTTGAAGCCGGCATTCTTTGA
- the tenI gene encoding thiazole tautomerase TenI: MELHAVTNDSFPVNELIKQIKAIESKVDFIHIRERSKTASELVDLVRQLLSEGVPKEKLVINDRVDVALLTNIHRVHLPGHSFSPKELRQKFPHLHAGVSVHSIEEAKAAEESGAEYVMFGHIYDTSCKPGLKARGVKLVEELTSALSIPVVVIGGLTPDRIPDLMHVNVKGIAVMSGIFTHHQPHIMAQAFSKKLKENPYEKAL; encoded by the coding sequence ATGGAACTCCACGCAGTGACAAATGATTCGTTTCCGGTCAATGAGCTGATCAAGCAAATAAAAGCCATTGAATCTAAAGTGGACTTTATTCATATCCGGGAACGGTCTAAAACAGCAAGTGAACTTGTTGATCTCGTGAGACAACTCCTTTCAGAAGGTGTACCGAAAGAGAAACTCGTTATCAATGACCGAGTAGACGTTGCGCTGCTCACCAATATTCACCGGGTACATCTCCCAGGTCACAGCTTTTCGCCAAAGGAGCTGCGACAAAAATTTCCTCACCTTCATGCGGGTGTGTCTGTTCATTCGATAGAAGAAGCCAAAGCGGCCGAGGAAAGTGGTGCAGAGTATGTCATGTTTGGGCACATATATGACACCTCATGTAAACCAGGGCTTAAGGCGAGAGGCGTAAAGCTTGTGGAAGAACTGACTTCTGCGCTGTCCATTCCGGTGGTGGTCATTGGTGGATTGACGCCTGATCGAATCCCGGACTTGATGCATGTGAATGTGAAAGGGATTGCTGTCATGTCGGGAATTTTCACACACCATCAGCCGCACATCATGGCGCAAGCATTTTCTAAAAAGCTAAAGGAGAATCCTTATGAAAAAGCATTATGA
- a CDS encoding thiazole synthase, which yields MLHIGGKTFTSRLLLGTGKYPSFEVQKEAVNVSEAEILTFAVRRMNIFEASQPNFLEQLDLSKYTLLPNTAGASTAEEAVRIARLAKASGLCDMIKVEVIGCSRSLLPDPVETLKASEMLLEEGFIVLPYTSDDVVLARKLEEIGVHAIMPGASPIGSGQGLLNPLNLSFIIEQAKVPVIIDAGVGSPKDAAYAMELGADAVLLNTAVSGAKDPVKMAKAMKLAIESGRLGFEAGRIPLKNYGTASSPQEGMPAF from the coding sequence ATGCTACACATTGGCGGAAAAACATTCACATCAAGACTATTACTTGGTACAGGAAAGTATCCATCATTTGAGGTTCAAAAGGAAGCAGTGAACGTATCAGAAGCTGAAATTTTGACCTTTGCTGTGCGAAGAATGAACATTTTTGAAGCATCTCAGCCGAATTTTTTAGAGCAGCTTGATTTATCAAAATATACATTACTTCCAAATACAGCAGGCGCAAGTACAGCGGAAGAAGCGGTGCGTATTGCCCGTTTAGCGAAGGCTTCGGGGCTGTGTGACATGATTAAGGTAGAAGTGATTGGCTGTTCAAGATCCCTTCTGCCAGATCCAGTCGAAACGCTAAAAGCATCTGAAATGCTATTGGAAGAAGGTTTTATCGTGCTGCCGTATACATCAGATGATGTGGTACTGGCAAGAAAATTAGAAGAAATCGGTGTTCACGCCATCATGCCAGGGGCCTCTCCAATTGGTTCAGGTCAAGGCTTACTAAACCCTCTGAATCTCTCATTTATTATCGAGCAGGCGAAGGTGCCGGTCATTATTGATGCGGGCGTAGGCTCTCCTAAGGATGCGGCTTATGCGATGGAACTAGGGGCTGACGCTGTATTGCTGAATACTGCTGTGTCTGGTGCAAAGGACCCCGTGAAAATGGCAAAAGCGATGAAGCTGGCCATTGAATCAGGAAGATTAGGTTTTGAGGCAGGACGTATTCCGTTGAAAAACTATGGTACAGCCAGCAGTCCGCAGGAAGGGATGCCAGCATTTTGA
- a CDS encoding CotO family spore coat protein, protein MSNKGDENQKPLMYIVQPSYDESKPAMQDMVRKRKKSEKPSENKKSAKEPIEESEQEPVSQEVEQKKEEEPPALQQEQESTEEAELIQEREPLKEEEKQPEGVFHETKEEPRRKRVKKPLSQMNIDEKVDFLTSLPHNMPRALCLVEADGKTYRGIIMDREENTVIIRTAGGGNPVELAIDEISSIHPLGF, encoded by the coding sequence ATGTCAAATAAAGGTGATGAGAATCAAAAGCCGCTTATGTATATTGTTCAGCCGAGCTATGATGAATCAAAGCCGGCCATGCAAGATATGGTGAGAAAGCGAAAGAAGTCAGAAAAACCGTCAGAAAACAAAAAAAGCGCTAAAGAACCGATCGAAGAAAGCGAACAGGAACCTGTATCACAGGAAGTAGAGCAAAAAAAAGAAGAAGAGCCGCCTGCACTTCAGCAAGAACAAGAGAGCACAGAAGAAGCAGAGCTTATACAAGAACGAGAGCCCCTGAAAGAAGAGGAAAAGCAGCCAGAAGGCGTATTTCATGAAACAAAAGAAGAACCAAGAAGAAAACGAGTGAAAAAGCCTTTAAGTCAAATGAACATTGACGAGAAGGTCGATTTTCTGACAAGTCTGCCTCATAATATGCCAAGAGCACTTTGCCTTGTCGAAGCCGATGGTAAAACATACAGAGGGATTATCATGGATAGAGAAGAAAATACGGTGATCATTCGTACTGCAGGCGGCGGAAATCCAGTCGAATTGGCGATTGATGAGATCTCCTCGATTCATCCGCTTGGTTTTTAA
- a CDS encoding CotY/CotZ family spore coat protein produces the protein MSCGKHHGRHDENCVCDAVDKILAEQEAVEDKCPTSCYSNLLSPTVSGKDTIPFLLFDKKGGLFSTFGNIGGFVDDCQCFESIFFRVEKLNDCCATLSVLRPVDVHGHTLSVCHPCDPDFFGLEKTDFCIEVDLNCFCAIQCLNPELVDRVMPTKDKKHHHHS, from the coding sequence ATGAGCTGCGGAAAACACCATGGCCGACATGATGAAAACTGTGTATGCGATGCGGTTGATAAGATTTTAGCAGAGCAGGAAGCTGTAGAAGATAAATGTCCTACGAGCTGCTACAGTAATTTATTAAGCCCGACAGTTTCTGGAAAAGATACAATTCCGTTTTTACTTTTTGATAAAAAGGGCGGATTGTTCTCTACTTTCGGAAACATTGGAGGATTTGTTGACGATTGCCAATGCTTCGAATCCATCTTCTTCCGGGTTGAAAAATTAAATGACTGCTGTGCCACATTATCTGTATTAAGACCTGTTGATGTACACGGACATACGCTGAGCGTGTGTCACCCTTGTGACCCTGACTTCTTTGGTTTAGAAAAAACGGACTTTTGTATCGAGGTTGATTTGAACTGCTTCTGCGCGATCCAATGTTTAAACCCAGAACTTGTAGACAGAGTCATGCCAACGAAAGATAAAAAACATCATCACCACAGCTAA
- a CDS encoding CotY/CotZ family spore coat protein has product MSRKHSWNCVAEAVENINDLQNAVEEDCPTSCYSNLLSPSHSLGDTVPFVLFTSKSKPFVAFGNVGEVDAGPCFSTAFFRVEHISDHCATLSLLIAFDKDRHILDFTDKDSVCDVFRLEKSKYCIEVDLDCFCAIECLNPRLINRSC; this is encoded by the coding sequence ATGAGCCGCAAACATTCATGGAACTGTGTAGCAGAGGCTGTTGAAAACATTAATGACTTACAAAATGCCGTCGAAGAAGATTGCCCGACTAGCTGTTACAGCAATCTCCTTTCTCCATCACATTCATTAGGTGACACTGTCCCGTTTGTTCTATTTACATCCAAATCAAAACCATTTGTCGCATTCGGAAACGTCGGAGAAGTAGATGCAGGACCTTGCTTCAGCACTGCATTTTTCAGAGTCGAACACATCTCTGATCACTGCGCAACACTCAGCTTGCTTATTGCATTTGACAAAGACCGTCATATTTTAGATTTTACAGATAAAGATTCCGTATGTGATGTGTTCCGATTGGAAAAATCGAAGTATTGCATCGAAGTGGATCTTGACTGCTTCTGCGCAATCGAGTGCTTAAATCCACGACTCATCAACCGTAGCTGCTAA
- the fabI gene encoding enoyl-ACP reductase FabI — translation MNFSLEGRNIVVMGVANKRSIAWGIARSLHEAGARLIFTYVGDRLAESVKELASTLERDDSIILPCDVTSDEEIEKCFATIKEKVQVIHGVAHAIAFANKEELVGEYLNTNREGFLLAHNISAYSLTAVAKAARPLMTEGGSIVTLTYLGGERVVSNYNVMGVAKAALEASVKYLAADLGAEGIRVNSISAGPIRTLSAKGISGFNTILKDIEERAPLRRTTTPEEVGDTALFLFSDLSRGMTGENLHVDSGFHIIAR, via the coding sequence ATGAACTTTTCTTTAGAAGGCCGTAATATTGTGGTGATGGGTGTTGCCAATAAACGAAGCATTGCGTGGGGGATTGCTCGCTCACTTCACGAAGCAGGAGCACGTTTGATTTTTACTTACGTTGGAGACCGTCTTGCTGAATCTGTAAAAGAGCTTGCAAGCACACTTGAGCGTGATGATTCAATTATTCTTCCTTGTGATGTGACAAGTGATGAAGAAATTGAAAAATGCTTTGCAACAATTAAAGAAAAAGTACAAGTGATTCATGGTGTTGCGCATGCGATTGCATTTGCAAACAAGGAAGAGCTTGTCGGTGAATATTTGAACACGAACCGTGAAGGTTTTCTTTTGGCGCACAACATTAGTGCATACTCATTAACAGCAGTAGCAAAAGCTGCACGTCCATTGATGACAGAGGGCGGAAGCATTGTGACGCTTACATACCTAGGCGGTGAGCGCGTTGTATCTAACTACAATGTTATGGGTGTAGCGAAAGCAGCACTTGAAGCAAGTGTGAAATATTTAGCAGCTGATCTAGGAGCAGAAGGTATCCGTGTGAACAGTATTTCTGCTGGCCCAATTCGTACTCTATCTGCAAAAGGAATCAGCGGCTTTAATACGATCCTGAAGGATATTGAAGAGCGTGCACCGCTTCGCCGTACAACAACTCCTGAAGAAGTTGGCGATACAGCATTATTCTTATTCAGTGATCTATCTCGCGGCATGACAGGTGAGAATCTTCATGTTGATTCTGGCTTCCATATCATTGCCCGCTAA